TTGAACTGGTCCTCCCAGCGGAACTCGAAGCGCGCCTTTGAGAGCGCGTCGTCCCATTCGCGGGCGCCCGGGTGGCCCTTCGCAAGATCGGCCGCGTGGGCGGCGATCTTGTAGGCGATGACGCCGTCCTTCACGTCCTTCTTGTTCGGGAGTCCCAGGTGCTCCTTCGGGGTCACGTAGCAGAGCATCGCCGTGCCGAACCAGCCGATCATCGCGGCACCGATCGCCGAGGTGATGTGGTCGTAGCCGGGCGCCACGTCGGTCGTGAGCGGGCCGAGCGTGTAGAAGGGCGCCTCGTGACAGACCGCGAGCTGGCGGTCCATGTTCTCCTTGATCAGGTGCATCGGCACGTGGCCGGGCCCCTCGATCATCACCTGCGTGTCGTGCTCCCAGGCGATCTTGGTGAGTTCGCCGAGGGTTTCGAGTTCAGCAAATTGAGCCTCATCATTTGCATCAGCAGTGCAACCGGGTCGCAGGCCGTCGCCCAGCGAGAAGGCGGTATCGTAGGCGGCCATGATCTCGCAGATGTCTTTGAAATGCGTGTAGAGGAAGCTCTCCCGGTGGTGGGCCAGGCACCACTTGGCCATGATCGAGCCGCCGCGCGAGACGATGCCGGTGACGCGCTTGGCGGTGAGCGGGATGTAGCGTAGGAGCACGCCCGCGTGGATCGTGAAGTAGTCCACGCCCTGCTCGGCCTGCTCGATGAGCGTGTCGCGGTAGACGTCCCAGGTGAGGTCCTCGGCCTTGCCGCCGACCTTCTCGAGCGCCTGGTAGATCGGCACGGTGCCGATCGGCACGGGCGAGTTCCGGAGGATCCACTCGCGGGTCTCGTGGATGTTCTTGCCCGTCGAGAGGTCCATGACGGTGTCCGCGCCCCAGCGCGTGGCCCACGTCATCTTCTCGACCTCCTCCTCGATCGAGGAGGCGACGGCCGAGTTGCCGATGTTGGCGTTGATCTTCACGAGGAACCGCCGGCCGATGATCATCGGCTCGGTCTCGGGGTGGTTCACGTTCGCCGGGAGGATCGCGCGCCCGCGCGCGATCTCGTCACGCACGACCTCGGGCGCGACGCCCTCGCGCAGGGCGACGAACTCCATCTCGGGCGTGACTTCGCCGCGGCGCGCGTAGTGCATCTGGGTGACGCGGCGGCCGGACCGGGCGCGGAGCGGACGGCGCACGCTCGCGAACCGGACGCCCCCGAGCGCCGGGTCCTCTTCGCGCTTCTTCCGGTAGGCCGACGTCGGGCCCGACAGCTCCTCGACGTCGCCGCGCCCCGCGATCCAGGCGAGCCGGAGCGGCGGCAGGCCGCGCTTCAAGTCGATGTCGGCGCCGGGGTCGGTGTAAAGGCCGCTCGTGTCGTAGAGACGGAGCGGCGGCTCGGCGCCCGTGAGATGGATCGCGCGCATCGGCACGCGGATGTCCGCGCGCGAGCCGGAGATGTAGAGCTTGTGCGATGCCGGGTTCGACTGCGCCATCGGGGCCTCCCTACGCTGGTATTACCCAGGTCAGGTTGTTGCGGTCGGCGGCTCCGGCCGCCCTCTCAGCCCGGTTCCCCGAGCTCCCGCGTTATGGAAACGAACTGACGTCTTGGAGGGTACGTCGGACGACGCGAGCGGTCAAGCTCACGCCGGCAGGTACTCGCGGAGCCGCCGCTAGCCCCCCTCCGGCGGCGTGGTATCATCGTCCCCGCGACGGGGACGCCATGAAAATCTGCATGTTCCACTTGATGCCGTACCGGTTCCTCCCGCCCGACTTCGAGGATCGCTACCGCTCGGTCTGGGTCGACGTCCCGCACGAGCTGCACGACGCGCGGAAGACGGGTGAGCTCTACAACGAGTTCCTCGACGAGCTCGAGTTCGCGGAGCGGGTGGGCCTCGACGGTCTGTGCGTGAACGAGCATCACAACAACGCCTACGGGCTCATGCCGTCGCCGAACCTCATGGCGGCGGCGCTCACGCGCCGCACCTCGCGCGCCGCGATCATCGTCCTCGGCAACAGCCTCGCGGCGTACAATCCGCCGCTCCGCGTCGCCGAGGAGTTCGCGATGCTCGATTGCATGTCGGGCGGCCGGCTCGTCGCGGGCTTTCCCGTCGGCACGCCGATGGACATGAACTTCGCCTACGGCATCGACCCGGCGACGGTGCGCGAGCGCTACTACGAGGCGCACGACCTCGTGATCCAGGCCTGGACCCGTCCCGAGGTCTTCGCGTTCAACGGCAAGTACACGCAGGTCCGATACGTGAACATCTGGCCCCAGCCGCTCCAGAAGCCCCGTCCACCCGTCTGGATTCCCGGCGGCGGGAGTCTCGAGACGTTCGATTGGACGGCGAAGCTCGACTACGTCTACTGCTACCTCTCGTACTACGGCTACAAGCGCGGCAAGGGCATCATGGACAGCTTCTGGCAGACGATCGAGGGGCTCGGCGTGGACGACAACCCGTATCGGGCCGGGTTCCTGCAGCTGGTCTGCGTGGCGGACACCGACGCGGAAGCGGAACGGCTCTACTTCCCGCACGTGCACTATTTCTATCAGAAGTGCCTGAACGTCTGGGAGGGCTGGGCCGAGCCGCCGGGCTACCGGACGCCGAAGACGATCAAGGCGGGCGTGCGCGCGCAGTTCGGCGCCAAGGCCAAGCAGATCCGCTCGCAGATGGACTGGGCGAAATACCTCGACAACGGCTACGTGATCGCCGGCAGCCCCAGCAGCGTGCGCGACCAGCTCCTCGACTGCGTGAAGGGCCTGCGGATCGGCCACCTCATGGTGCTCCTGCAGATCGGCTCGATGCCGAAGGACCTGGCGCTCCGGAACATCCAGCAGTTCGCCCGCGACGTGATGCCCCACATGCGCGACGTGTGGCCCGCGTACACGGACCGCTGGTGGCCCGCGGGCGTGACCACGGCATGACCCCGGACACGACGACGGTCGCGCTCTGGGACGGCGCCGTCACCGTGCGCGTCCTCTTCGGCGGGCGCGGCGCGCCGCTCGTGTATTTCCACTCGTTCCACGAGCGCGAGCCGTGGTCGCCGCTCCTCGACCGCCTCGCGGGGGCGTTCACCGTCTACGCGCCGCTCCACCCGGGCGCGCCCGGCTCGACGGGAATCGAGACGGTCGACGACGTCCACGACCTGACGCTCGTCTACGAGGAGCTGCTCGACGCGCTCGGGCTGCCGGCGCCCCACCTCGTGGGCCACTTCTTCGGGGGGATGGTCGCCGCCGAGCTCGCGGCCGTCTTTCCGCGCCGCGTGCGCCGGCTCGTCCTCGTGTCCCCGCTCGGGCTCTGGCTCGACGCGGCGCCGAGCGCGGACCTCCTGATCCTCCCCGTCGAGGACCTGCTGGAGACGATGTGGGCGGATCCGACGTCGCCGGCCGCGCGGGCGTGGGCCGGCTCGCCCGAAGCCGATCCCGAGAACGTCCCCGCGCTCGCCGGGTCGCTCCAGCGGCGGGCCGCGATGGCGAAGTTCGTCTGGCCGATCCCCGACAAGGGGCTCCGGAAGCGGCTGCACCGGATCGCGGCGCCGACGCTCATCCTCTGGGGCGACGCCGACCGCGCGAACCCGGTCGTCTACGCGGAGGAGTGGCAGCGGCGCATCAAGGGCGCGGCCCTCCGCCTGGTGCCGGGCGGCCACATGGTGCTCCACGAGGCGCCCGACGTCGCGGGTGCCGCGATCGCGGAGTTCCTGCGCGCATGACCCTCGTCGCGGGCAGCGCGTTCGTCACCGGCGGCGGCTCGGGGATCGGCCGCGCGATCGCGGTGGCGCTCGCCGCGGCGGGCGCGCCCGTGGCGGTCTTCGACCTCCTCGCCGACGGCGGCAAGGACACCGTCCAGGCGATCGAGGCCAAGGGCGGCCGGGCGTGCTTCATCGCCGGCGACGCGAGCCGCTGGGCCGACGTGGACGGCGCCGTGACGGCCGCGGTCGCCCGGCTCGGCCCGCTCGCGATCATGGTCAACGCGGCCGGGATCCTCGACGGCTACGCGCCCGCCGACGAGCTCGCGCCCGCGGTCTTCGAGCGCGTCGTCGCGATCAACCTCACGGGCACGTTCCACGGCTGCAAGCGCGGGCTGGCGGACATGCTGCCCCAGAGCAGGGGGCGCATCATAAATCTCGCCTCCGTCGCGGGCCTGATCGGTGACGGCGGCGGCCCCGCCTACGTGGCGTCGAAGCACGGCGTCGTCGGCCTCACGCGGCAGCTCGCGGCCGCGTACGCGGCCCGCGGGGTCACGGTCAACGCGATCTGCCCGGGCCCGATCCAGACCGCCCTGCGCGCGAACTCGACCCGCATCCTCGGCAGGGACGCGCCCGAGATGCGCGGCATCGGCGGCGACGACGCCGCGGTGCGCGCGATCGTTCCCGCCGGGCGGCGCGGCACGGTGGAGGAGATCGCCGCGGCGGCCTCGTACCTCGCGAGCGCGGAGGCCGCCTACGTCACGGGACACACGCTCGTCATCGATGGAGGGTGGACGGCGCGATGATCAAACGATTCCATGTGCTCTACGTCGGCCAGGTCGAGCTGGAGAACATCGGGCTGCGGGGGACGCCGGCCGACGCCCGCCGCTACGACAACGACACGCTGAGCGCGCCGTTCTTCGCCGCGCGCGACGTCGCCCAGGCGATGGACGAGATGGGGTATTACGCGCTGTGGACGGCGGAGCACCACTTCCAGCGCGAGGGCTACGAGTGCTTCCCGAACCTCATCCAGCTCTCGCTCTGGCTCGCCACGCAGACGCGGCGCCTCAAGCTCGGCTGCGCCTTCAACGTGGTTCCGATGTGGCACCCCATCCGCCTCGCCGAGGACTACGCGATGGCGGACATCGTCACCGACGGCCGCGTGATCATGGGCGTCGGGCGCGGCTACCACTCGCGTGAGGTGGAGACGTTCGGCGCGCCCGTCATCGACCAGGCGGCGAACCGGGAGCTGTTCGAGGAGCAGATCGACCTCCTGCTCAAGTGCTTCAACGCGGAGGCGTTCGGCCACCACGGCAAGCGCTACGACTGCCCGCCGCCCGTCGAGTACCGCGGCTACCAGCTCAGCGAGATCACCTGCGTGCCGCGGCCGAAGCACCTGCCCGTCGAGATCTGGATGCCGATCGCGAGCGCCAAGTCAATCGACTACATGGCGAGCAAGAACTTCAAGGCCATGGTGACCCTCAACGGCGAGAAGATCCTCGACGACGTGGTGAAGGCCTACCGCGACGCCTGCGCGAAGCACGGCCGCCGGAAGCAGCTCGGCGAGGACATGATCTGGGGCGCCGGGCTCTACCTCGCCGACACGCCCGAGGAGGCCAAGCGTCGCGTCGAGCCCTCGCACGACGAGCGCTACAAGTGGTTCGCGCCCTTCGGCTTCGTGCGCTACGCCGACGCGCAGGGCCGCACGTGGGGCACGCCGGGCGCGCCCGCGCGGGTGCCCTCGCTCGCCGACGGCATCCAGCAGAAGGCGTGGTTCTGCGGCCCGCCGTCGCACGTCATCGCGGGCATCAAGTCCATCGAGGCGAAGTATCCCGGGCTCGAGGACTTCATGGTCCACTGGGCGGAGGGACTCTCGCCGAAGGAGTTCAAGGAACAGCTCCGCTGGTTCGCGCGCGACGTGATGCCCGCGTTCGTCACGCGCTGAGCGCGCCCGCGGCCGCGCCGCGTGGCCCTATACCCTCATGGGGTATTTCCCGGACGCGGGAATACCCCCAAGCGATGGTATTTTTCCCTTGCCTCCCCTCGTACATGTGGTAGTAATACCCCCTGGGGACGTCGACCGGACGATGCCCGACCACCAAAGGAGGAGGAGGACATGGCGAAGAAGCCGGCGTTCGGGGGCTACCACATCAGCTTCAAGGGGTGCAAGGACTCGGTGGAGAAGGTCTTCGGGAGCGGCCCGATCGGGCCGTCCGTGATGACCAAGAAGCTCTGGGCCTACGTCAAGCGGAAGAGGCTCGGCAAGCGGTAGCCGGACGCCCTCTCAGCGCCTCGGGCGGCTCGCGTTCGGCGAGCCGCCTTTGTTTTCGGGCGAGGGCCTAGAGCGGAAGCTCCGCGAGGCTCGGGACGACGACGTCCGCCCGGAGACCCAGCTCCTCCTCCGGCGCGCCCTGCCGGTTGCACCACGCCACCCGATAGCCGAACGCCTTCGCCCCCGCGACGTCCCACGCGTTCGACGAGACGAAGAGGAGCTCGCCGGCGGGGATGCCGAGCGCGCGCGGCCCGAGCGCGTAGACCTCGGGCGCGGGCTTGTACGTCTGCACCGCGTCCACGGAGAGCACGTGCTCCAGGTGGCGGTGGAGGCCGCTCGAGCGCACCGCGGCCTCGAGCATGCGCGGTGAGCCGTTCGAGAGGATCGCGCGCGGGCGTCCCGCCAGCCGCTCGAGCGCCGGCTTCGCGTCGGGAAAGCACGCGAGCGTGAGGTAGGCGTCCATGAGCCGCCGCACGTCGGCCTCGTCCGCGCGGAGCCCGAGACGCCGGATCGCCCAGCGGAGCGCGGCCTCGGTCACCACCTCGAAGTCCGCGTAGCGCCCCATGAGCGCCCGGAGCCACGTGTACTCGAGCTGCTTCTGGCGCCACGCCGCCGAGAGCGCCGCCGGATCGCGCGTGATCGCGCGGCCCGCGTCCACGACCCCGTGCACGTCGAAGAGCGTGCCGTAGGCGTCGAAGACGTAGCCGCGGAGGGTCACCGCGCGGCGGCGGCGCGCCGGGTGCGGACGGGCTTCTTCGGCTCGGGGTCCGGCGCGGGCTCGAGCCCCGTCTCGACGAAGGCGTGGTGCAGGAGCTTCTTCGCGTCGAGGAACGAGAGCGCGCGCGTGCGCGCGCCGAGGACGATCATGACGAACTGCTGGCGGCCGCGCCACACCGCGACCGCGAGGTTGTAGCCCGCCTCGCGCGTGAAGCCGGTCTTGAGGGCCTGGACGCCGCCCGGGTCGTTGAAGAGCGGGATGTGCCGCGCGTAGACGCGGCCGTTGAAGACGAACGTCTGGCCGCCGAGCAGGAGCCGGGCGTCCGGATGGTCGTGGAGCAGGCGCGTGGTGAGCGTGGCCAAGTCGCGCGCGTTGCTGTGCTGGGACGGGTCAGGGAGCCCGTGCGCGTTCGCGAAGCGCGTGCCCGCGAGGCCGAACTCGCGCGCCTTCGCGTTCATGCGCTCGACGAACGAGGCCTCGTCGCCCGCGAGACGCTCGGCGAGCGCGGTGGCCGCGTCGTTCGCCGACGCGATCGCGACGCCCTCGAGGAGGACGCGCAGCCGCACCCACCCGCCCGGGTGGAGACCCATGCGGTACTTGGGCGTCAGTGCGGCGTAGTGGCTCACCTGGACCGGCTCCTCGATGTCCAGCTTGCCGCGCTCGAGGTCCTCGTACGCGAGGTAGAGCGTCATGAGCTTGACGAGGCTCGCGGGCGGACGCTCGTCCTCGGCGTTCTTCGCGAACAGCACGCGCCCCTCGGGATCGACGACGAGCGCCGCCTCGGCGCTGAGCGCGCCCGGGGGGCCGTTGAGCCCGGCTCCGGGAATGCTCTGCGCGGAGGCGGGACGGGAGAGGAGCAGGGCGGCGAGCGCGGCCAGGACGGCGACGGGACGGGTCGGATGCACTGGACGCCATTCTAGCCAGCGGCCGGAGCCGCGGGCAAGAAGAAACCCGCTCAGCGGACGGCCTGCTTCAGCTCTTTCGACGGCTTGAAGCGTGGCACGCGGCCTCCGACGGTGACGGACTG
Above is a genomic segment from Candidatus Methylomirabilota bacterium containing:
- a CDS encoding alpha/beta fold hydrolase, which gives rise to MTPDTTTVALWDGAVTVRVLFGGRGAPLVYFHSFHEREPWSPLLDRLAGAFTVYAPLHPGAPGSTGIETVDDVHDLTLVYEELLDALGLPAPHLVGHFFGGMVAAELAAVFPRRVRRLVLVSPLGLWLDAAPSADLLILPVEDLLETMWADPTSPAARAWAGSPEADPENVPALAGSLQRRAAMAKFVWPIPDKGLRKRLHRIAAPTLILWGDADRANPVVYAEEWQRRIKGAALRLVPGGHMVLHEAPDVAGAAIAEFLRA
- a CDS encoding SDR family oxidoreductase — encoded protein: MTLVAGSAFVTGGGSGIGRAIAVALAAAGAPVAVFDLLADGGKDTVQAIEAKGGRACFIAGDASRWADVDGAVTAAVARLGPLAIMVNAAGILDGYAPADELAPAVFERVVAINLTGTFHGCKRGLADMLPQSRGRIINLASVAGLIGDGGGPAYVASKHGVVGLTRQLAAAYAARGVTVNAICPGPIQTALRANSTRILGRDAPEMRGIGGDDAAVRAIVPAGRRGTVEEIAAAASYLASAEAAYVTGHTLVIDGGWTAR
- a CDS encoding LLM class flavin-dependent oxidoreductase, which gives rise to MKICMFHLMPYRFLPPDFEDRYRSVWVDVPHELHDARKTGELYNEFLDELEFAERVGLDGLCVNEHHNNAYGLMPSPNLMAAALTRRTSRAAIIVLGNSLAAYNPPLRVAEEFAMLDCMSGGRLVAGFPVGTPMDMNFAYGIDPATVRERYYEAHDLVIQAWTRPEVFAFNGKYTQVRYVNIWPQPLQKPRPPVWIPGGGSLETFDWTAKLDYVYCYLSYYGYKRGKGIMDSFWQTIEGLGVDDNPYRAGFLQLVCVADTDAEAERLYFPHVHYFYQKCLNVWEGWAEPPGYRTPKTIKAGVRAQFGAKAKQIRSQMDWAKYLDNGYVIAGSPSSVRDQLLDCVKGLRIGHLMVLLQIGSMPKDLALRNIQQFARDVMPHMRDVWPAYTDRWWPAGVTTA
- a CDS encoding haloacid dehalogenase type II yields the protein MTLRGYVFDAYGTLFDVHGVVDAGRAITRDPAALSAAWRQKQLEYTWLRALMGRYADFEVVTEAALRWAIRRLGLRADEADVRRLMDAYLTLACFPDAKPALERLAGRPRAILSNGSPRMLEAAVRSSGLHRHLEHVLSVDAVQTYKPAPEVYALGPRALGIPAGELLFVSSNAWDVAGAKAFGYRVAWCNRQGAPEEELGLRADVVVPSLAELPL
- the thiC gene encoding phosphomethylpyrimidine synthase ThiC; the encoded protein is MAQSNPASHKLYISGSRADIRVPMRAIHLTGAEPPLRLYDTSGLYTDPGADIDLKRGLPPLRLAWIAGRGDVEELSGPTSAYRKKREEDPALGGVRFASVRRPLRARSGRRVTQMHYARRGEVTPEMEFVALREGVAPEVVRDEIARGRAILPANVNHPETEPMIIGRRFLVKINANIGNSAVASSIEEEVEKMTWATRWGADTVMDLSTGKNIHETREWILRNSPVPIGTVPIYQALEKVGGKAEDLTWDVYRDTLIEQAEQGVDYFTIHAGVLLRYIPLTAKRVTGIVSRGGSIMAKWCLAHHRESFLYTHFKDICEIMAAYDTAFSLGDGLRPGCTADANDEAQFAELETLGELTKIAWEHDTQVMIEGPGHVPMHLIKENMDRQLAVCHEAPFYTLGPLTTDVAPGYDHITSAIGAAMIGWFGTAMLCYVTPKEHLGLPNKKDVKDGVIAYKIAAHAADLAKGHPGAREWDDALSKARFEFRWEDQFNLSLDPETAREFHDETLPAEGAKLAHFCSMCGPHFCSMKITQDVRDYAAKHGIAEETAALVQGLREKAEEFRKSGGEIYRPS
- a CDS encoding D-alanyl-D-alanine carboxypeptidase family protein — encoded protein: MHPTRPVAVLAALAALLLSRPASAQSIPGAGLNGPPGALSAEAALVVDPEGRVLFAKNAEDERPPASLVKLMTLYLAYEDLERGKLDIEEPVQVSHYAALTPKYRMGLHPGGWVRLRVLLEGVAIASANDAATALAERLAGDEASFVERMNAKAREFGLAGTRFANAHGLPDPSQHSNARDLATLTTRLLHDHPDARLLLGGQTFVFNGRVYARHIPLFNDPGGVQALKTGFTREAGYNLAVAVWRGRQQFVMIVLGARTRALSFLDAKKLLHHAFVETGLEPAPDPEPKKPVRTRRAAAAR
- a CDS encoding LLM class flavin-dependent oxidoreductase, giving the protein MIKRFHVLYVGQVELENIGLRGTPADARRYDNDTLSAPFFAARDVAQAMDEMGYYALWTAEHHFQREGYECFPNLIQLSLWLATQTRRLKLGCAFNVVPMWHPIRLAEDYAMADIVTDGRVIMGVGRGYHSREVETFGAPVIDQAANRELFEEQIDLLLKCFNAEAFGHHGKRYDCPPPVEYRGYQLSEITCVPRPKHLPVEIWMPIASAKSIDYMASKNFKAMVTLNGEKILDDVVKAYRDACAKHGRRKQLGEDMIWGAGLYLADTPEEAKRRVEPSHDERYKWFAPFGFVRYADAQGRTWGTPGAPARVPSLADGIQQKAWFCGPPSHVIAGIKSIEAKYPGLEDFMVHWAEGLSPKEFKEQLRWFARDVMPAFVTR